A genomic stretch from Microbacterium proteolyticum includes:
- a CDS encoding aminotransferase-like domain-containing protein, producing the protein MTLVDRATSALVDHRTAVVSAARLAERLGKWASAEATLAASLADGIARLVREGELRGGDRLPSERTLAATVSVSRGTVVSAYARLYEDGILDRRQGSGTRVAGTAPSTPRQAAGRGEALYASLSSNIDLLRAVPAISPRAIDIVNRHRPVLDATTVEADPAGLPALRDLIARTMTDDGTATTPAQVLVTHGGQQALSLLIDELVSPGDTVLTEHVSWPGLTDAVRRRGGRVHGIRLTPDGIDVDELEAAIVVRRPVLIALNPHNHNPTGIQTEPAVRQRVADLAAEYGITLIEDRVLAHLSYDGATPPSLAALRPDAPIVVVDSLSKWAWEGLRVGWMRADPVLVRRLRGLRQTTDLSTSVPSQLLALDLLAEAPALRRDAVVAHREAAVKAGALLAAHLPDWRWRAPRGGLCIWARMPTGSASAFARHAAAFGVSVAGSMQFSSDVDTDDHIRIPITSTLLENGLERLGEAWDRYRSSSGA; encoded by the coding sequence AATGGGCGAGCGCCGAGGCCACGCTCGCGGCGAGTCTGGCCGACGGCATCGCCCGGCTCGTCCGCGAGGGCGAACTGCGCGGCGGCGACCGCCTGCCCTCCGAACGCACCCTGGCCGCCACCGTCTCGGTCTCCCGAGGCACGGTCGTCAGCGCGTACGCGCGGCTGTACGAGGACGGCATCCTGGACCGCCGCCAAGGCAGCGGAACGCGCGTCGCGGGAACAGCCCCCTCGACCCCGCGACAGGCGGCCGGACGGGGCGAGGCGCTTTACGCCTCGCTCTCGTCGAACATCGACCTGCTCCGCGCCGTTCCGGCGATCTCTCCGCGCGCGATCGACATCGTCAACCGGCACCGACCGGTGCTCGACGCCACCACCGTCGAAGCGGACCCCGCCGGACTCCCCGCCCTGCGCGACCTGATCGCCCGGACGATGACCGACGACGGCACCGCGACCACCCCCGCGCAGGTCCTCGTCACGCACGGCGGCCAGCAGGCGTTGAGCCTGCTCATCGACGAACTCGTCTCCCCCGGCGACACCGTCCTCACCGAACACGTGAGCTGGCCCGGACTCACGGATGCCGTGCGCCGACGCGGCGGTCGGGTGCACGGCATCCGCCTGACCCCGGACGGGATCGACGTCGACGAACTCGAGGCGGCCATCGTCGTGCGACGGCCCGTGCTCATCGCCCTGAACCCGCACAACCACAATCCGACCGGCATCCAGACCGAGCCGGCCGTGCGCCAGCGCGTCGCCGATCTCGCCGCGGAGTACGGCATCACCCTGATCGAGGACCGCGTGCTCGCCCACCTGTCGTACGACGGAGCGACTCCCCCCTCGCTGGCGGCCCTGCGGCCCGACGCGCCGATCGTCGTCGTCGATTCGCTCTCGAAATGGGCCTGGGAGGGCCTGCGGGTGGGGTGGATGCGCGCCGACCCCGTGCTCGTGCGACGGCTGCGCGGCCTGCGGCAGACGACCGATCTGTCCACCAGCGTCCCCTCCCAGCTGCTCGCGCTCGACCTGCTCGCCGAGGCCCCCGCCCTCCGTCGAGACGCCGTCGTCGCCCACCGCGAGGCAGCCGTGAAGGCGGGCGCTCTGCTCGCCGCCCACCTGCCGGACTGGCGCTGGCGAGCACCTCGCGGCGGCTTGTGCATCTGGGCCCGGATGCCGACGGGTTCGGCCTCCGCGTTCGCCCGCCACGCTGCCGCATTCGGCGTGTCCGTGGCCGGATCGATGCAGTTCTCGTCGGACGTCGACACCGACGACCACATCCGCATCCCCATCACCTCGACGCTGCTCGAGAACGGTCTCGAGCGTCTCGGCGAAGCGTGGGACCGGTATCGCTCGTCATCGGGGGCATGA
- a CDS encoding Na+/H+ antiporter: MQGLEITVLLGLALLAGTVLAPRLRVATPLVLLVIGLALGFIPELRQIELPPETVLLLFLPVMLFREAWTTSLRSVRRSLRYIVPMSTLLVVASAFAVAGVATWMGVPWEAALVLGAAVAPPDATAVAALGRLLPARTFMKLKAESLTNDGTALVLYAIAVALLLGEQITPWQITGMVLISYLGGAAAGIAVSALAFFALRRMESTLTINLTLLLVPFVAFLVAELMEASGVLAVVFAGLIVAWVSPRITTAISRRAADATWPFGVYLLNGALFVLIGLEVQLVAHEISPSEIGTLLLITVAAWLALFVVRYLFQWLFSPFSRPPAGSTRSLRHRSRVVSTVAGFRGAVSLAIALSVPLTTADGAPVAGREAIVFVTAGVIVLTLLVQGPLLPAVIRWAKLPNDDAAIEEYELAQRAISGAALAALDELAIEHGISDRVRDRARREGYERLELANARAVARERAAEERNLAELDAPLDDTTATMGPVPPGADDDEERSRGPVSDGGAGTDRRSNVRDGSESRAAEGPLRTGPLEMIAVSDDIDLTQRSPLLRHKEAQRLRLAVLDRKREVLLRLRREGTIDDLVARKILAGLDLEEIRARGGDKTEE; this comes from the coding sequence ATGCAGGGACTCGAGATCACTGTTCTGCTGGGCCTCGCGCTGCTCGCGGGCACAGTGCTGGCACCGCGCCTGCGGGTGGCGACGCCGCTCGTGCTCCTCGTCATCGGTCTGGCCCTCGGTTTCATCCCCGAGCTGCGACAGATCGAGCTGCCGCCCGAGACCGTGCTGCTGCTGTTCCTGCCGGTCATGCTCTTCCGTGAGGCGTGGACCACATCTCTTCGCTCCGTGCGCCGGTCGTTGCGTTACATCGTCCCGATGAGCACGCTCCTGGTGGTGGCCTCCGCCTTCGCCGTCGCGGGCGTCGCCACGTGGATGGGGGTGCCGTGGGAGGCGGCGCTCGTCCTGGGCGCGGCGGTCGCTCCGCCCGACGCCACGGCGGTCGCCGCCCTCGGCCGCCTGCTGCCGGCGCGCACGTTCATGAAGCTGAAGGCCGAGAGCCTCACCAACGACGGCACCGCCCTGGTGCTCTACGCCATCGCCGTCGCCCTGCTCCTCGGCGAACAGATCACGCCGTGGCAGATCACCGGCATGGTGCTGATCTCGTACCTCGGGGGTGCGGCGGCCGGGATCGCGGTATCGGCGCTGGCGTTCTTCGCCCTGCGCCGCATGGAGTCCACGCTCACGATCAACCTCACGCTGCTGCTGGTGCCTTTCGTGGCGTTCCTTGTCGCCGAGCTCATGGAGGCATCGGGGGTCCTCGCCGTCGTGTTCGCCGGTCTCATCGTCGCCTGGGTATCGCCCCGCATTACCACCGCCATCTCCCGGCGGGCGGCGGATGCCACGTGGCCCTTCGGCGTCTACCTGCTGAACGGGGCGCTCTTCGTGCTCATCGGGCTCGAGGTGCAGCTGGTCGCACACGAGATCTCACCCTCCGAGATCGGCACCCTGCTGCTCATCACGGTCGCCGCGTGGCTGGCGCTGTTCGTGGTGCGCTACCTGTTCCAGTGGCTGTTCTCGCCGTTCTCGAGGCCTCCCGCGGGGTCGACGCGGTCGCTTCGGCACCGGTCGCGGGTGGTGAGCACGGTCGCGGGCTTCCGCGGAGCCGTGTCGCTCGCGATCGCGCTCTCGGTGCCCCTCACCACCGCCGACGGGGCACCCGTCGCCGGACGCGAGGCCATCGTGTTCGTGACCGCGGGCGTGATCGTGCTGACCCTGCTCGTCCAAGGTCCCCTGCTCCCGGCCGTCATCCGCTGGGCCAAGCTGCCGAACGACGACGCCGCGATCGAGGAGTACGAACTGGCCCAGAGGGCGATCTCGGGAGCAGCGCTGGCCGCCCTCGACGAGCTGGCCATCGAGCACGGGATCAGCGATCGGGTGCGCGACCGTGCGCGACGGGAAGGCTACGAACGCCTCGAGCTGGCGAACGCGCGAGCCGTCGCCCGTGAGCGCGCCGCCGAGGAGCGCAACCTCGCCGAGCTCGACGCCCCGCTCGACGACACGACCGCGACGATGGGCCCGGTGCCCCCGGGAGCGGACGACGACGAGGAGCGGTCGCGAGGCCCGGTCTCCGACGGGGGCGCGGGGACTGATCGGCGATCGAACGTGCGCGACGGGTCGGAATCCCGCGCGGCCGAGGGGCCGCTCCGCACGGGCCCGCTCGAGATGATCGCCGTCAGCGACGACATCGACCTCACCCAGCGTTCCCCGCTGCTGCGCCACAAAGAGGCCCAGCGTCTGCGCCTGGCGGTGCTCGATCGCAAGCGCGAGGTGCTGCTGCGCCTTCGCCGCGAGGGCACGATCGACGACCTCGTCGCGAGGAAGATCCTGGCCGGCCTCGACCTGGAGGAGATCCGCGCCCGCGGAGGCGACAAGACGGAGGAGTGA
- a CDS encoding shikimate 5-dehydrogenase, translating to MPELSKDTTLCISLSGRPSNIGTRFHNFLYAELGIDFVYKAFTTSDITAAIAGVRALGIRGCSVSMPFKEAVIPLVDRIEPSAAAIGSINTIVNDDGVLTASNTDYEAIADLIASHGLDPAASVLVRGSGGMAKAVVAAFHGAGFRDITVLARNADAGPALAHTYDARWVADDPEPGARIIVNVTPLGMDGPDADALAFSPAHIAAADTVFDVVAFPAETPLIRAARNAGKSVITGAEVIALQAAGQFARYTGVTPTLDQVQRASAHSRA from the coding sequence ATGCCCGAGCTCAGCAAAGACACCACCCTCTGCATCTCGCTGTCGGGCCGTCCGTCCAACATCGGAACGCGGTTCCACAACTTCCTCTACGCCGAGCTCGGCATCGACTTCGTTTACAAGGCGTTCACGACCAGCGACATCACCGCGGCGATCGCGGGCGTGCGTGCACTCGGCATCCGGGGGTGTTCGGTGTCGATGCCGTTCAAGGAGGCCGTGATCCCCCTCGTCGATCGCATCGAGCCCTCGGCCGCGGCCATCGGCTCGATCAACACCATCGTCAACGATGACGGAGTGCTCACCGCGTCGAACACGGACTACGAGGCCATTGCCGACCTCATCGCGAGCCACGGGCTCGACCCGGCGGCATCCGTGCTGGTCCGCGGATCGGGCGGCATGGCCAAGGCCGTCGTCGCGGCCTTCCACGGCGCGGGGTTCAGAGACATCACCGTTCTCGCCCGCAACGCCGACGCGGGCCCGGCGCTTGCTCACACGTATGACGCCCGATGGGTCGCCGACGACCCGGAGCCTGGCGCCCGCATCATCGTCAACGTCACTCCGCTCGGCATGGACGGACCGGATGCCGACGCCCTGGCGTTCTCGCCCGCGCACATCGCCGCGGCGGACACCGTCTTCGACGTCGTCGCCTTCCCGGCGGAGACGCCGCTCATTCGCGCCGCGCGAAACGCGGGGAAGAGCGTGATCACGGGCGCCGAGGTCATCGCCCTCCAGGCCGCGGGCCAGTTCGCGCGGTACACCGGCGTGACGCCGACGCTCGATCAGGTGCAGCGCGCATCGGCGCATTCGCGGGCGTAG